In bacterium, the genomic window ACGACGATAATGGCTACGTAGATGACGTGTTTGGCTGGTCGTTCACGAAGGACGGCAAGGGAGGCAGTGGCGTGTTTGACGAGGATGGCGTGGGCACGGCTGTGGCGGGCATAGTGGCCGGCAGCGCCAACAACAGTCCGTCTCTATTCACGGACCAAAACGGCAGCCCACTCAACGTCGCGGGCCTTTCTTGGGGCGCCTCGGTCATGCCCCTCAAGTTCGATGGGTCCAGACAAGCGATGTGGGAGGCGGTTCGATATGCGGTGGACATGGGCGCTAAAGTCGTTTTGATTCCAGTCGGCTTTGATGCCAAATCCGCACAGCTTGAGGACGCCGTCAACTATGCGGCCGTCCACGACGTCGTAGTGGTCTCGGGGACGGGCGATTCTGGCGGCGTGTCCGGCTACCCCGCGAGTTTCAACGGCGTCTTGGCTGTCGGAGCGACTGACAGGAGCGGACAGCTTGCATCCTACTCGAGCATAGGGGACAACGAGGAGGGGAGAAAGGTTGACGTTGTGGCCCCGGGCGGTGCAGGCGGCCCCGGGGACGGGGATGGCATTCTCACGACGCTTCCAACTTACCAGTGTAGCCTATCGACGGACGGTTATGCTCTCGGCTATGACTACTTCCACGGAACCGCCTGCGCTGCGGGCTTCGCGGCCGGTGCCTGCGCCCTGTTGCGGTCGCATTTCCCGGATGAGACCGCCTCCGAGATCGTCCAGCGGTTGAGGCAAAGCGCAAAACAGGTTGGCGATGACATCAAGACAGGGGCGGGGCTTATTGACGTCCATGCCGCCTTGACCGGAGCGTCGGCCGACCTGCCGCCGGCCATCGAGGCCGTCTCGTTCAACAACAGCTACATCTCGCAGGTGGATGGTGGCAACTTGACGATAACTGCCGAGGTCGCGACTCCGGATGGCAAAGACGATATTGCGAGCGTGGAGCTCTACTTCGAGGGTGCGCCGACCGGCATTCTGATGCACGACGACGGGCTTGACGGGGACCTGACGGCGGGTAACGGCGTATTCAGTTATTCGATCTATATCTATCCGGAGATGTTCGCCTCAGGCCAGTATCTAGTGGGGGTAGTGGCGACCGATTCTTCAGGGCAGCAGAGCGGCATGTGGCCGTATCTGATTGTGAACGGAGCCAGGTCCTCCCGGATGTGCCTGGCCGGGGGCGCTAAGCACTTGCGCCCTTGCTTGTTCGCGGCAGATAACCGGCCAACGATACAAATGGCAAGCCTTAGCGGCACGTCGGTTACGACGCAGGGAGGGATTGTCAGGATAACCGCCGTGGTCAGGGACTCGAGCGGGTCATCGTGGTCAGACATCGACCGGGTTGAGCTATTCCTGGAGGGGCAGACGCCGCTTGGAGTTTATCTGTGGGACAATGGGCAGCAGGGCGATGACGTGGCCGATGACGGGACTTACACGTTCTACTCGGGCGTAGGCGGCCTTGCTGCGGGTCGTCTCCTACTCGAGCTTGTCGCGTCCGACAGGCACGGTCAGAGAAGCGATACTTGGCCATATCTGACGATTCACTGACCGGGCTTGATTCTGTTTGGCCGAGGTCGATCCGCAGCTCGCGGTGATCGGGTTTGATCTATTCTTGATAGATGACGGTTTCGATGATCCATCAGGAGCCCAGGTGATTATCGAATCGCTGCTTTCTGGGAGAGACCGTTGAGACGTGTGAGGGGCAGAGAAGAGGGTCTTGCCTCGGAAATGCCCACGTGTGATGGTGTCCCTTCGCTGACACTTCAAGAGAGATGGGTCTATTCGTCTGCCATCCTCCTGAACGCTTTGAGCGTCGCGGTTACTGGGCATGTTGCAGCTGCTGATGGCGATCGGACGCTTTGCTGCATTGCTCCTGAGGGCAAGCTTGTCTTCACCAAGCGGTTTGAGGATAGAATCCGCACCTTCAGGCTCTCCCGGGATGGCGCATATCTCTTCGTATCGCTGTTCAACAACACCTCTTTTCTTCTGGACTCAGCGGGAGAGACACTATGGGAGATAGGGCATTCTAATGTCATCTCAGCATCCGACATCCGCATTTCCGACGGCGCCGTCATCGTTGGCGGGCCCTCCCAGGCCGTCTGCGTTTTCAACCGAGATGGGAGGCAAGTCAGCTCGCTGGAGATTGGCGCTCCCATTGAGTTCATACAGGTTTCGGCGGACGAAAGTTCCGTCTTGGTCGGCAATTTCAACGCGTTCATTGGTGTGGTTGATGACGGGCTCGAGGCGCTGTGGCTGCGAAGGTTAGGGACCTTATGCGGCGTGGGGCGATTCAGCTCGTGCGGCCAGTGGATAATACTGCCGGCTTACGGAATGGGAGCTTACCTGTTCGACAGCCGGGGCCAGGACGTTCGTGCCTTCAAGCCAAGGCGCCCGGTGAGATTTGCCGCATGTGTTGATGAGTGCAAGGTAGTAGCCTTGGGCACAATCGACGGCGAGCTATACCTGCTTGGCCGAGATGGTGGCACGCAGGTCAGATTCGAGCTGTCATGCCGGCCCAGCAGCTGGGCAATCGACGCTGGCAGCCGCCTGATCGCGATCGCAGATAGTTTGGGGTCTGTTCGCTGCTACGAGCTTATCTCTGGCGACAGCTCGCGCTTCTGGTTCCTTGAGCATTCCCATAACGGGGCCGAAACTTCCGAGAAGCGGCCGCTTTACGTTTTTAAGCTCTTCCGGCAAGCAACCAGCCGCCGAGGTGCACAGGTCAGGGTGCTCCCTGGCGGCAAGCACACCCTCTGTGCTACGTCCGAGGGCCAGATTCTCTCTATCGACTGGAAAGGACAGAGAAGCCAGGTAGCGTCCCTCGGCACAACGATTTTCTCCCTCCAGCTTGCCTCGCGGTCATACTGCTTTGCTGCGACCACTGAAGACCAGCTCTACGCCTTCGCCCACGATCAGCTTAAGTGGCATAGGCGTATCGGGACAGCGATGCTGGCGATCAACGCGCTCGGAAACCACTTCGCAACGATGGATGTCGCCGGAAACATCTACGTTTTTGACAGTCATGGCGAGCTGATCAGGACCTGGACGAAATCCTCGGACGCTCGCTACTTCCTCATCTCCCCATCCGGCGAGGACATGGTCGTGGTTGAGGCGCGTCGGGCGGTGGTCGTTGATTTCAAGGGAAGGGCTGTCTTCTGCGTTGAGTTCAGTCCGGGCGCGCGCCTTGGGACCGACGATCAGTCCGTTTATGTTGGTGATTCTCGTGGCGCTGTCACGGCGTTTGATCTCGCTGGTCAGAGGTTGTGGGCTGCCAATATCGGCGAGCCGGTGGCCAGGTTGCGGCCTTTTGAGGATGGTCTTTTCTGTACAACGACCTCGCAGTCAGCGTTTATGATAGGAAACGACGGAGAGATAGCGTGGAGGAAGACACTTGCCAGCAAGAGCTCCGTCGTGGCCAGAAATCAAAAGAGGGAGTTTATCGAGGTGTTCCGACAGCAGAAGGCGCTGATCTGCCTGAGGCTCGGCGGCGAGCTCCTATGGAAGGCTGACCTTTCGGGAACACATCGGTCGCTGTCGGTCGATGCATCGGGGGAGTTTGTGAGCGCGTTTGACGGCCTTTCAATCTGGCTGTTTGCGGTTTCCGACCTCGAGCCAAGCGAGCCGGACAGGTTCGATTTTCTCGAGCTGTGAATGCTCTTCAATGGGGCCGGTCATCCGGGGAGTGCCTCAAGGCGAGCAGGTCAAGCCATGTTCGATCAAACCGGCCCGGGCCAGACTGCTATCCACTGCCCTACGAGCGGAAGCTCATGGGTCTGCTAATCCTCCGTCTCCTGCAAGGCTTTAGTGACAAGCTCCCCGTCTTCTATGCAGAAAATGACGCCCTTCACCGATTCGGTGAGAGTGCTGGAAATGTTGGCGATTGAGACTACGCATCCGGCATATATTGTGTCGATGATGGTTATTCGGCCCCGGAGAAGCTCGCGGAGATTCTTTTTCAACGCAGCACGTTTGGCCTCAGCAGCGCGCTGCTGTTCATACAGATCGACCATGATCGTAACGTAGTTCTTGACCTTGAGTTCATTCTCCCGACGATACGTGGACGAGCCGATGAGCATCTGGATGTTGCGCTCGTATTCGTCGATCTCGCTCGCCTTCTCGGCGATGGTCTTGTCGAGCTCCTTGATCTGCTGAGTGATGTCTTTAAGGCTCATCTTCGGGTCTCCGATATAGGCGCTTGTTTTGTTGGACCTCTTGCTGCCCATATTCCTGATGATGATCTCTTTGCCCGCCTGAACTAGGCTGTTTAGGATGTGTCCATTTTTGGAACCAACATCAACTTTGTTGCCAGCTCTGACGACGCTGTCCAGCACGTGTCCTGAGACCATGACCGTGTCCCCCGCTGTAACTATGGCCTGCTGAATAAACCTCGCAGCCACGGTCTCTTTAGCCTCAATATGCGCCTCTTTCTGGTGACCATGGATTCCTCCCTTCACCATGACACTGCCATGCCTTGAGACAACCCTCGAGCCCTCCACTATCCCGTGGACAATGATGTCGCCGTCCGCCTCAACTGAAAACCCAGCCAACACGTCGCCCTTCACTTTGACGTCGCCCGCACTGTTTACATTGCCTGTGGAGTAGCCCAGATTGCCGCGCACGACATAAGTTTTCTCGACATAAAGCCGCCCTCGGTTGTCCATCATCACGCTGCCGTCTGTCGCCGCCCGAAGCTCCAGGCCATCCTTGGAGACATAAGTTCCTTTGCCTTTCGAGAGGCTTATGTCTTTGCCTGGAATCGGCAATATCACCCGACCATCAACGGTGGAACCCGCCGTCCCCTTAGTAGCCGGTATCTTCCTGACGAGGATATTGTCCTGCTCGACCGGCACTAACATGTCATAAGATTTAAGATCGACTGAGCCGTCAGGGAGTATCTTGGGCTGCGGCTTGTGCATTACATTCACCACTTGCTCGGCCTTCGCATTCTCTCCGTCTATCGGCTTGACAGCTTTCGCGACCACGGTAGCAGTCTCTACCGGCCGCCTCCGCACTATATGATGTAGCTTCTCCTCGTCGATGTCCGCAACAACGCCTGCCTTGTACAGACAAAACCGAAGGTCATCAGGTGTTATTTCCGATTGGTCCCAGTCAGTTACCTCAATTTGAGCCTCCGCCCCGTTGCTGGAAACCGTTACTTCAATGACGCTCTCCTTCCGCTTGTCGAAGTAGGTGAAAACTGGCCCGATGTCCTCTGGCTCGCTCGACGCCCTCTGAATGACCTCCATGATCCGCTGAAG contains:
- a CDS encoding S8 family serine peptidase, with product MRRHLVILMIVAVSTFMFFAGNQALAALGDVGYQFSAPEELNPRGLAVDESGLLYSSGVVVIGDIVSPMLYVLDTIGGTTRDSFMIDYVENTINEVQPRGCAWVAGDVWIIDSGSVPRLLCIDPADGSLVSSFHVDGRMIGLTYDGENLVCLKSSSGGGTLIWYGLDGTEHSRADLPSQVGLTELVQGFGVAAAGKDLFVSATCGQSDSIVFIRKSDGAIDPGFVAPNSELYELAFDGLYLWAVDYGSKMLLRIDVGRAGESGTVAVQISNGSENAEGCPLPNAAVTITDASGVKTSLESDHLGRVRFRTVSVGEHVGLAVSKPGFVGYTFDTFAVSAGTMNIFECDLVPEDGMVMPCDSSFDEQWALFDPMRAADVNAPAGWRVERGDSSSVIVAIVSTGIDLNHPDLRDNLWTNSGETDADAIDNDDNGYVDDVFGWSFTKDGKGGSGVFDEDGVGTAVAGIVAGSANNSPSLFTDQNGSPLNVAGLSWGASVMPLKFDGSRQAMWEAVRYAVDMGAKVVLIPVGFDAKSAQLEDAVNYAAVHDVVVVSGTGDSGGVSGYPASFNGVLAVGATDRSGQLASYSSIGDNEEGRKVDVVAPGGAGGPGDGDGILTTLPTYQCSLSTDGYALGYDYFHGTACAAGFAAGACALLRSHFPDETASEIVQRLRQSAKQVGDDIKTGAGLIDVHAALTGASADLPPAIEAVSFNNSYISQVDGGNLTITAEVATPDGKDDIASVELYFEGAPTGILMHDDGLDGDLTAGNGVFSYSIYIYPEMFASGQYLVGVVATDSSGQQSGMWPYLIVNGARSSRMCLAGGAKHLRPCLFAADNRPTIQMASLSGTSVTTQGGIVRITAVVRDSSGSSWSDIDRVELFLEGQTPLGVYLWDNGQQGDDVADDGTYTFYSGVGGLAAGRLLLELVASDRHGQRSDTWPYLTIH
- a CDS encoding FapA family protein → MTEKKTHEVFSLPITESGGRLTMTVAPEVRSRYNFEDIKSNMLKAGVGNMDLQRIMEVIQRASSEPEDIGPVFTYFDKRKESVIEVTVSSNGAEAQIEVTDWDQSEITPDDLRFCLYKAGVVADIDEEKLHHIVRRRPVETATVVAKAVKPIDGENAKAEQVVNVMHKPQPKILPDGSVDLKSYDMLVPVEQDNILVRKIPATKGTAGSTVDGRVILPIPGKDISLSKGKGTYVSKDGLELRAATDGSVMMDNRGRLYVEKTYVVRGNLGYSTGNVNSAGDVKVKGDVLAGFSVEADGDIIVHGIVEGSRVVSRHGSVMVKGGIHGHQKEAHIEAKETVAARFIQQAIVTAGDTVMVSGHVLDSVVRAGNKVDVGSKNGHILNSLVQAGKEIIIRNMGSKRSNKTSAYIGDPKMSLKDITQQIKELDKTIAEKASEIDEYERNIQMLIGSSTYRRENELKVKNYVTIMVDLYEQQRAAEAKRAALKKNLRELLRGRITIIDTIYAGCVVSIANISSTLTESVKGVIFCIEDGELVTKALQETED
- a CDS encoding PQQ-binding-like beta-propeller repeat protein — protein: MRGREEGLASEMPTCDGVPSLTLQERWVYSSAILLNALSVAVTGHVAAADGDRTLCCIAPEGKLVFTKRFEDRIRTFRLSRDGAYLFVSLFNNTSFLLDSAGETLWEIGHSNVISASDIRISDGAVIVGGPSQAVCVFNRDGRQVSSLEIGAPIEFIQVSADESSVLVGNFNAFIGVVDDGLEALWLRRLGTLCGVGRFSSCGQWIILPAYGMGAYLFDSRGQDVRAFKPRRPVRFAACVDECKVVALGTIDGELYLLGRDGGTQVRFELSCRPSSWAIDAGSRLIAIADSLGSVRCYELISGDSSRFWFLEHSHNGAETSEKRPLYVFKLFRQATSRRGAQVRVLPGGKHTLCATSEGQILSIDWKGQRSQVASLGTTIFSLQLASRSYCFAATTEDQLYAFAHDQLKWHRRIGTAMLAINALGNHFATMDVAGNIYVFDSHGELIRTWTKSSDARYFLISPSGEDMVVVEARRAVVVDFKGRAVFCVEFSPGARLGTDDQSVYVGDSRGAVTAFDLAGQRLWAANIGEPVARLRPFEDGLFCTTTSQSAFMIGNDGEIAWRKTLASKSSVVARNQKREFIEVFRQQKALICLRLGGELLWKADLSGTHRSLSVDASGEFVSAFDGLSIWLFAVSDLEPSEPDRFDFLEL